TCCCTGTTCAGGAAAGCTACATCCTCAAGGGGGTCATGATCTCCGATGTCTACAGGATTGCCCTCGGCGTCGGTCCCGCCTGAGGCGTCTACTACATGAATTATCGCCTGAGCCTGCCGGAGTTCATCCAGAAAAGTGTTTCCAAGTCCTCTTCCTTTATATGCATCAGGGACAAGCCCGGCAACATCAATTATATCAATCGGGACAAGCCTGACCCCATCCACACACTTTCCACATCTCTTTTCCTTCTCTTTGCAGGGGCATTCTACCCGTACATAGGTAACTCCGTGGTTGGCATTGATAGTAGTAAAAGGATAATTTGCAATTTCAACATCTGCAAGTGTAGCAGCTTTGAAAAAAGTGGATTTCCCCGCATTGGGTTTTCCTGCAAGTCCTATAGTCATCGACATAAATTATAAAATCTAACTTGTTGCATTTAATCTTTATTGATAGTGATGCCGGAGAAATATGGTTTTGTCCAACCAATTTTCGTGCAGGGCAGAGCAGTAAAATTGCGGTTGAGCCTGCTCTTGAGGAATAAAGTTTATATCCTTGAATGTGCTTATCAGTGTTGCTCGCTTGCGTCCCGATAGGGTAGTGGATATCCTTAAGGCCTGCGGAGCCTTAGACCTGAGTTCAAGTCTCAGTCGGGACGTAAATCTTATTTCTCATTTTCTTCTCTTCACGCTTTTCATCCTACTCCCTTTTATTTCTATCTTTGTTTCTCATTTAATTCCCTATTTTGTTTCAATTTTCAATTCAATTCTTCGTTTCTATGCTGTTTTTCCTCATCAATTTTCATCCACCCTCCCTTAAATCAAAAAGATAATGAACATAAGCTGAACTTATATTATAATCATCAAAAGATATGTATTATAAACATCAGAAGATGGGATCTTTATGAACGGGAAAATTCTGATTTTGCTGGTAACGCTTGTATTTTTATTTGCCTCAGGCTGTGCTGAGGAAGATAATACATCATCTGTACCTGATGACCCCGATATCCCAGTACCGGAAGCCGGCGAGGATATATCGTCTGGAGAAAATATGCCTTTAAAATCTGGAGAGAGCCATATTGTCCGTCTTGGAAATCTCGGAGTGGTAACTCCTGCGGAACTTAATATTCCAAAAGGCGACATCATCTCCTGGTAGAACGAAAAAAGACAGGGCAATTACGCGCTTGTAAGTGAGGACGGGCTATTTCCGGACGAAAAACTTTCATACAGGGTACCTTTCATGTACACTTTCAATGAAGCCGGAACCTACAGCTTTGTTGTCAAAGATGTCCCTGGAATGAACACTATGATAAGTGTGAACTGAAATCCTCATATCTGCCCGGTGTTATGGTTTACCAGATTTCCCTCCCGGCAGAAGATGATACTAACCTCCAGCCGGGTTTCTTCTCTTTTATTCGGAATATCTGGTAATTCATGTTCAGGATACGGGAGAGATTCTCAGATTTTGGTAATAGGCCTTGCTATATTTTTGTAATGGTTGAAGAGATCTCTTCCCCATTTGAGTGCACTTTCATCAAAACTTACCAGATTATGATTGTAATATATCCCGCTGTTACAGAAAAGAGAGAGCGCCATAAACTTTTCCGTGACTATGCTTGAAGCAATTTTCATATTGTTATTATTGCAAACATAGAGTCTGGTATATTTCAGGTTCAGGAAGTGCTCAAGTTCCTTTTTGTAATCGTTGAGCATTCTGTCATAAACGTACTCTGTAAATACCAGAGTTATATCCGTACCCTTTGCGGCAAGTTCTATGCATAAGGAAGGATAAATAGGCAGGAAAAAGGAGGATGTGATCATCACTTTCTCAGACTCGGAAAGATGTTTTACAACTTCTTTGGGATATTCGAAAACGTGGTTCCGGTCAGGATTTACTTCAATATAGTCCCCAAGCTTTCCGATCTCATCCAGAAACTCAGAAGGAATTGACGTCATATCCTGGTTTATCCAGTAATCGTGGTTTTTATCTAAAACGTTAAATGTTTCCAGAATTGTCTTCATCTTTGGAACCAGAATTTCTCCGATACTGGAAAGTTTGTAGAGCCTGTTACTCTCAACAATAAGATCGTTCTTCATCAGTATCTTTATCTGGGTCATTATCGGGCTTGAGCGGACATCAAGTGTACTTTTGATCTCTTCGATGTTCTTGGGTCCGTCCAGAAGCAGTAAAAGTAGATTTTTCCTTTTTTCTGAAAGAAAGAGAACATCCAGTAATGATGACTCCATCTGATTCCCTCTCTTAGGTCTCATCCTATTATATCTGACATTGCATATATCTCTATACCAGAAGACTCTTAACTTCTTACACCTTTACTCCTTACCATTTAAATTTTTGATGAGCAAAGGACATTTGGGGACGCATAGCTGGAATATAAAGAGAATTACCGTTTTCATTCAACTGAATATTATATAATTATTTTTATTGCTTTTTTGTGGTTTCATAGAAACTTGATCTTGCAGTTTTCTTAGAGTGTTTCTTTTTCCGAATTACTGGGACTATAATGATCTCTGGAGTTAGCTGAGATTTAGAAATATCCTGGGTTCATCTACATCCTTATTCCCTTCATATCTTATTTACCTGTCTTGAAAGTCTCTTGAAGTAATCAAACAGTTCCTGACCCCATGAAAGGGCGCTCTGTTCAAAGCTCATAATGAACTGCTGGTCAAACTTACCGTTCTTGTCAAAAAGCCCTAGCAGCATTATCCTATCGGTTACGGTCACTTCAGTAAGTTTAATTCCTTCTTTGGAAACATACAGGCTAACATTATCCATATCCATTAATTCATTTATCATATCTGATTGTTCGTTTGAGAGATGGTCCCAGACAGACTGGGTAAAATTCAGGGAAAGTTCGGCATCTTTCCTGCCGAGCTCAACGTACAGCGGAAGATAGGCGGGGTTAAAATAAGAAGCAAAAGTTGAAGCTCGCTTTGCATTGCTCATATTTTCAATAATTTTCGGAGAGGGTTCATAGATATGGTTCAGGTCAGGCTCTATAAGGATACAATCCCCAAGTTCGGATATTTGTTCCAGCAAATGGCGCGGGATTGCGTTCAGGTCATGACCTGTCCAGTAAGAGTTATTTTTCTCCACTACCTCAAGAGCGCTTATCAGGGGCTTTATCTTCTTGATTATGAACTCTCCCAGGACTGTGAGTTTATACATTTTGTCTTCCTGGATAACAAGATCATTATCTATCAGTTTTTTTATCTGGGGAAGGATCGATGTGGCTGTAACATCAAGTGCGTCCTTGATCTCGTCAATATTTTTTGAGCCGCTATCCAGAAATAGAAGAAGGTTTTTTCTCTTATCGGAGCGGAAAACAAGGTCAATAAGTGAAGAACCCATATTCTCTTACTTCCTGTTATTCAGTAGCTTGCAGTTAAAGCCGATCCTTCTTTCC
This region of Methanosarcina flavescens genomic DNA includes:
- a CDS encoding helix-turn-helix transcriptional regulator, with amino-acid sequence MESSLLDVLFLSEKRKNLLLLLLDGPKNIEEIKSTLDVRSSPIMTQIKILMKNDLIVESNRLYKLSSIGEILVPKMKTILETFNVLDKNHDYWINQDMTSIPSEFLDEIGKLGDYIEVNPDRNHVFEYPKEVVKHLSESEKVMITSSFFLPIYPSLCIELAAKGTDITLVFTEYVYDRMLNDYKKELEHFLNLKYTRLYVCNNNNMKIASSIVTEKFMALSLFCNSGIYYNHNLVSFDESALKWGRDLFNHYKNIARPITKI
- a CDS encoding helix-turn-helix transcriptional regulator, with the translated sequence MGSSLIDLVFRSDKRKNLLLFLDSGSKNIDEIKDALDVTATSILPQIKKLIDNDLVIQEDKMYKLTVLGEFIIKKIKPLISALEVVEKNNSYWTGHDLNAIPRHLLEQISELGDCILIEPDLNHIYEPSPKIIENMSNAKRASTFASYFNPAYLPLYVELGRKDAELSLNFTQSVWDHLSNEQSDMINELMDMDNVSLYVSKEGIKLTEVTVTDRIMLLGLFDKNGKFDQQFIMSFEQSALSWGQELFDYFKRLSRQVNKI